In one Bordetella pertussis 18323 genomic region, the following are encoded:
- a CDS encoding YidB family protein, translating into MGLLDSLTSIAGGALGGGDERSANGGMAALLPVLVAQLNNYPGGLTALIQRFQEGGLGEVIASWVSAGPNQPVTPAQLDSVLEPGMVDQMAQQSGQDRGDVLANLSRLLPGLVDTATPGGQAESGQSFDAGSLLASLSGLLDGKRG; encoded by the coding sequence ATGGGTCTTCTCGATTCTCTGACGTCGATCGCCGGCGGCGCCCTGGGTGGCGGCGACGAGCGCTCGGCCAACGGCGGCATGGCAGCGTTGCTGCCCGTCCTGGTCGCGCAATTGAACAATTACCCCGGCGGCCTGACGGCCTTGATCCAGCGCTTCCAGGAAGGCGGCCTGGGCGAGGTGATCGCCTCGTGGGTGAGCGCCGGGCCCAACCAGCCCGTGACGCCGGCGCAGCTGGACTCGGTGCTGGAGCCGGGCATGGTCGACCAGATGGCGCAGCAGTCCGGCCAGGACCGCGGCGACGTGCTGGCCAACCTGAGCCGCTTGCTGCCGGGCCTGGTGGATACCGCCACGCCGGGCGGCCAGGCCGAGTCGGGCCAATCCTTCGATGCCGGCAGCCTGCTGGCTTCGCTGTCGGGGCTGCTCGACGGCAAGCGCGGCTAA